From a region of the Paraburkholderia hospita genome:
- a CDS encoding helix-turn-helix transcriptional regulator, with protein sequence MGKIAVDLEAALARRDRLGASGNTQMRALAAGDGWSVMDVLCTFGPRDRPFEERHAGVCIAIVAAGAFGYRSAAGRELLTPGSLLLGNAGECFECGHRHAPGDRCVSFQYQPAYFERIAADAGFSRSDTSFRHGRMPPLRAFSGLIARACAGATDRASCTAWDELAVELAGATLRATQADAKRRAIATSASAWSRVTQAVRLIDETPDAPHTLSSLAQMCELSDFYFLRTFGRVTGVTPHQYVLRARLRHAALRLADEDTKIVDIALDSGFNDVSNFNHAFRVEFGMSPRAWRMQRGACANLAVRRHTVREA encoded by the coding sequence TTGGGAAAAATTGCCGTCGATCTCGAAGCCGCGCTTGCACGCCGCGACAGGCTCGGCGCGTCCGGCAACACGCAGATGCGCGCGCTTGCCGCGGGCGACGGCTGGTCGGTGATGGACGTGCTGTGCACCTTCGGTCCGCGTGACAGGCCGTTCGAGGAGCGGCACGCGGGCGTTTGCATCGCGATCGTGGCGGCGGGCGCGTTCGGCTACCGGTCGGCGGCGGGGCGCGAGCTGCTCACGCCGGGTTCGCTGCTGCTCGGCAATGCGGGCGAGTGCTTCGAATGCGGGCATCGGCATGCGCCCGGCGACCGTTGCGTGTCGTTTCAATATCAGCCTGCGTACTTCGAGCGGATTGCCGCCGACGCGGGTTTTTCTCGTTCCGATACGTCGTTTCGGCATGGCCGCATGCCGCCGTTGCGCGCGTTTTCCGGCCTGATCGCGCGGGCGTGCGCCGGGGCGACGGACCGCGCATCGTGCACGGCATGGGACGAACTCGCCGTCGAACTGGCCGGGGCCACGCTGCGCGCGACGCAAGCGGATGCGAAGCGGCGTGCCATTGCGACGAGCGCGTCCGCATGGTCGCGCGTCACGCAGGCCGTGCGCCTGATCGACGAAACGCCCGATGCGCCGCATACGCTTTCGAGTCTCGCGCAGATGTGCGAGCTGTCCGACTTCTACTTTCTGCGCACGTTCGGGCGCGTCACGGGCGTGACGCCGCATCAATACGTGCTGCGCGCGCGCCTACGCCATGCGGCGCTGCGTCTTGCCGACGAGGACACGAAGATCGTCGATATCGCGCTCGATAGCGGCTTTAACGACGTGTCCAACTTCAATCACGCGTTTCGCGTCGAATTCGGCATGAGCCCGCGTGCGTGGCGCATGCAGCGCGGCGCGTGCGCGAACCTCGCCGTGCGTCGTCACACGGTGCGCGAGGCATGA
- a CDS encoding DHA2 family efflux MFS transporter permease subunit codes for MTDRARIIPLIVACPLFLQNLDTSIMATALPSIARSLGVEALHLNLAITSYLLSLAVFLPASGWLADRFGARRVFCSAIGLFSLASALCGIATSLPQLVVFRVLQGMGGAMMVPVGRLILLRSVPPARMVAAMVWFTVPGAVGRLAGPLLGGVVVTITSWRWIFLLNVPFGVIGVLCALAFIDDTHERIDERFDLPGFVLLSTGLVGLVGGLDTAGRGLVPQWVTFAFTGTGVLSMLLYWLYSRRHVDAIIDPLLLRYKAYRTAVLGGMPLRIGIGASPFLMPLMLQLGFGLSPLTSGSLSVATAVGSLAVRGVMTKAIQRIGFRTLLIVATCMTGCFYACYGLFKPSTPHLLIFCTLLVGGLFNSLAMVTLNTLGYSDMPKPKMSRATALSGMAQQLSVSLGVAFGASLLALTAHLHGGSAAHLTARDFSPAFFVVGAAVLCSLFFFVKLSKDEGAELRQA; via the coding sequence ATGACCGACCGCGCCCGCATCATTCCGCTGATCGTTGCCTGCCCGCTGTTCCTGCAAAACCTCGATACGTCGATCATGGCGACCGCGCTGCCTTCCATCGCGCGTTCGCTTGGCGTCGAGGCGCTGCATCTGAATCTCGCGATCACCTCCTATCTGCTCAGCCTCGCCGTGTTCCTGCCGGCGAGCGGCTGGCTTGCCGACCGTTTCGGCGCGCGCCGCGTGTTCTGTTCGGCAATCGGGCTGTTTTCTCTCGCATCGGCGCTGTGCGGGATCGCGACATCGCTGCCGCAACTTGTCGTGTTCCGCGTGCTGCAGGGCATGGGCGGCGCGATGATGGTGCCCGTCGGCAGGCTGATTCTGCTGCGCAGCGTGCCGCCCGCGCGGATGGTCGCGGCGATGGTGTGGTTCACGGTGCCGGGCGCGGTGGGGCGGCTTGCCGGTCCGCTGCTCGGCGGCGTGGTGGTGACGATTACGTCGTGGCGCTGGATCTTCTTGCTGAACGTGCCGTTCGGCGTGATCGGCGTGCTGTGCGCGCTCGCGTTCATCGACGATACGCATGAGCGCATCGACGAGCGTTTCGATCTGCCCGGTTTCGTGCTGCTGTCGACGGGCCTCGTGGGTCTCGTCGGCGGGCTGGATACGGCCGGCCGCGGGCTCGTGCCGCAATGGGTGACGTTCGCATTCACGGGCACGGGCGTGCTGTCGATGCTGCTGTATTGGCTGTATAGCCGCCGTCACGTCGATGCGATCATCGATCCCTTGCTGCTGCGCTACAAGGCGTACCGGACGGCCGTGCTCGGCGGCATGCCGCTGCGCATCGGCATTGGTGCATCGCCGTTCCTGATGCCGTTGATGCTGCAACTGGGCTTCGGCCTGTCGCCGCTCACATCGGGGTCGCTGAGCGTCGCGACGGCGGTCGGCTCGCTCGCGGTGCGCGGCGTGATGACCAAGGCGATTCAGCGCATCGGTTTTCGCACGCTGCTGATCGTCGCGACCTGCATGACGGGCTGCTTCTATGCGTGCTATGGGCTATTCAAGCCCAGCACGCCGCATCTGCTGATCTTCTGCACGCTGCTGGTGGGCGGCCTGTTCAATTCGCTCGCGATGGTCACGCTCAACACGCTCGGCTACTCCGACATGCCGAAGCCGAAGATGAGCCGCGCGACGGCGCTCTCCGGCATGGCGCAGCAGCTCTCCGTGAGCCTTGGTGTCGCGTTCGGCGCGTCGCTGCTCGCGCTGACCGCGCATCTGCATGGCGGCAGCGCCGCGCATCTCACTGCGCGCGATTTCTCGCCCGCGTTCTTCGTCGTCGGCGCGGCCGTGTTGTGCTCGCTGTTCTTCTTCGTGAAGCTGTCGAAGGACGAGGGCGCGGAATTGCGGCAGGCCTAG
- a CDS encoding aminotransferase class I/II-fold pyridoxal phosphate-dependent enzyme, giving the protein MATPSTYDEFRQLAMRLDMSRGKPSPEQLDLSRALLDEAGTAGFVSRDGIDCRNYGHLLGLPEAREFGAQLLDVDTAQVVAAGNSSLELMHDALAFAMLHGMPGHAPWSKQGEVAFLCPVPGYDRHFAICEALGIRMIPVPMTQDGPDMDAVEAHVKSDASIKGIWCMPLYSNPSGAVWSRETVDRLAALPAAASDFRLFWDDAYRFHHLTDTPRSTPNIVELCERAGHADRALVFASLSKVTVAGGGIAFLAASQRNIGWWQKHMSVRTIGPDKLNQLRHVRFLRDREGLERLMAKHRALLRPKFDAVVSTFEALLADIPGVSWNRPEGGYFISLYVPKGYAKSTVALAAEAGLVLTPAGAAYPYGRDDEDRHLRIAPSFPSLDEVTLAARGIALSLRRALEEDAR; this is encoded by the coding sequence ATGGCGACGCCTTCCACTTACGACGAATTCCGGCAGCTTGCGATGCGGCTCGACATGTCGCGAGGCAAGCCGTCGCCTGAGCAACTCGACCTGTCGCGCGCGCTGCTCGACGAAGCGGGCACAGCCGGCTTCGTGTCGCGCGACGGCATCGACTGCCGCAACTACGGGCATTTGCTGGGCTTGCCCGAGGCGCGCGAGTTCGGTGCGCAACTGCTGGATGTCGATACGGCGCAGGTGGTCGCGGCGGGCAATTCGAGCCTCGAACTGATGCACGATGCGCTCGCGTTCGCGATGCTGCACGGCATGCCGGGGCACGCGCCGTGGAGCAAGCAGGGTGAAGTGGCGTTCCTGTGCCCGGTGCCCGGGTACGACCGGCATTTCGCGATTTGCGAGGCGCTCGGCATCCGCATGATTCCCGTGCCGATGACTCAGGACGGCCCCGACATGGACGCCGTGGAAGCGCATGTGAAAAGCGACGCTTCGATCAAAGGCATCTGGTGCATGCCGCTCTACAGCAACCCGAGCGGCGCGGTCTGGTCGCGCGAAACGGTCGACCGACTCGCCGCGCTGCCCGCTGCCGCGAGCGACTTCCGGCTGTTCTGGGACGACGCGTACCGTTTCCATCATCTGACGGACACGCCGCGTAGCACGCCCAACATCGTCGAACTGTGCGAACGGGCGGGGCATGCGGACCGCGCGCTGGTGTTCGCGTCGCTGTCGAAGGTCACGGTGGCGGGCGGCGGCATCGCGTTTCTCGCGGCGTCGCAGCGCAATATCGGCTGGTGGCAAAAGCATATGAGCGTGCGCACGATCGGCCCGGACAAGCTGAACCAGTTGCGGCACGTGCGCTTTCTGCGCGACCGCGAAGGGCTTGAACGCCTGATGGCGAAACATCGCGCGCTGCTGCGGCCGAAGTTCGACGCCGTGGTCTCGACATTCGAAGCGCTGCTCGCCGATATTCCCGGCGTGTCGTGGAATCGTCCCGAAGGCGGGTATTTCATCAGCCTGTACGTGCCGAAGGGTTATGCGAAAAGCACGGTCGCGCTCGCGGCCGAGGCCGGTCTCGTGCTGACGCCGGCGGGCGCCGCGTATCCGTATGGACGCGACGACGAAGACCGGCACCTGCGCATCGCGCCGTCGTTCCCTTCGCTCGATGAAGTGACGCTCGCGGCACGCGGCATCGCGCTTTCGTTGCGGCGCGCGCTCGAAGAAGACGCGCGCTAA
- a CDS encoding LysR substrate-binding domain-containing protein, whose amino-acid sequence MKALDLDVLAMFVAIADTGSFVRGAALVHRSQSALSMQIRSLETALGKPLFVRGPRSVTLTQDGQVMLSYARRMLALRDEAWASVVHPDVKGRVAIGVPDDYASSLLPSVLRNFSATYPKVEIQVVGLPSNALEPLLKDNKIDLACVTRVKGFAGEFIRLEPMVWAGTSTAGREVWKERPLPIALFGVGSVARSNAIQTLERAKITYRTSYESPSLMGLFSMVDAGLAVAPLARCAVPERFVTLGRQHGLPKLPELEIILARSARSNRPPCDYLAEQILSELRD is encoded by the coding sequence ATGAAAGCCCTCGATCTCGACGTGCTCGCGATGTTCGTCGCCATCGCCGACACCGGCAGCTTCGTGCGCGGCGCGGCGCTCGTGCATCGTTCGCAGTCCGCGCTGAGCATGCAGATCCGTTCGCTCGAAACCGCGCTCGGTAAGCCGCTGTTCGTGCGCGGCCCGCGCAGCGTGACGCTCACGCAGGACGGCCAGGTCATGCTCAGCTACGCGCGCCGCATGCTTGCGCTGCGTGATGAAGCGTGGGCATCCGTCGTGCATCCCGACGTGAAAGGCCGCGTCGCGATCGGTGTACCGGACGATTACGCGTCGTCGCTGCTGCCGTCCGTGCTGCGCAACTTCTCGGCGACCTATCCAAAGGTCGAAATCCAGGTGGTCGGCCTGCCGAGCAACGCGCTCGAGCCGCTGCTGAAGGACAACAAGATCGACCTCGCATGCGTGACGCGCGTGAAGGGCTTTGCGGGCGAGTTCATTCGGCTCGAACCGATGGTGTGGGCAGGCACATCCACGGCGGGACGCGAAGTGTGGAAGGAGCGCCCGCTGCCTATCGCGCTGTTCGGCGTGGGCAGCGTCGCGCGCTCGAATGCGATTCAGACGCTGGAGCGCGCGAAGATCACCTATCGCACGTCGTATGAAAGCCCGAGTCTGATGGGCCTGTTCAGCATGGTCGACGCGGGCCTCGCGGTCGCGCCGCTCGCGCGCTGCGCGGTGCCCGAGCGCTTCGTCACGCTCGGCCGCCAGCACGGGCTGCCGAAGCTGCCGGAGCTGGAGATCATCCTTGCGCGCAGCGCGCGCTCGAACCGGCCGCCGTGCGACTATCTGGCCGAGCAGATCCTCAGCGAACTGCGCGACTGA
- a CDS encoding EAL domain-containing protein, translating into MSRSISTESGAAPRPVHRRWADMLREDALCMHYQPLLDLRAGRVTKVEALARLRDGDVLIAPGQFLPSLGSDDHLVLYMRGLAQVLTQRNAWRRVGIDVVVSVNLPPAALCDSRYFDATRTAFDEFGCEAGELTLEILESGALPQGVALDKQIAGYKTLGVDFAQDDLGTGHSSLSRLRELPFDCVKIDRSIADLQDHDAADVLPFIHHLTRLGQALGKAVVVEGVEDPALLDALRIFGVDLAQGYGIARPMPGEQLPDWIAQTRFEPQFTARASRCARLAHLMVWEERMLADAHLRTRSAAGQHGSQADIDTWFPDDGPSAQARDGLLDAARNSGVHSGAYRAARQRLIAAM; encoded by the coding sequence CTATCAGCCGCTGCTCGACCTGCGCGCCGGCCGCGTGACGAAGGTCGAAGCGCTCGCGCGGCTGCGCGACGGCGACGTGCTGATCGCGCCAGGCCAGTTTCTCCCGTCGCTGGGCAGCGACGACCATCTCGTGCTGTATATGCGCGGCCTCGCGCAGGTGCTGACGCAGCGCAACGCATGGCGGCGCGTGGGCATCGATGTCGTCGTGTCGGTCAATCTGCCGCCAGCCGCGCTCTGCGATTCGCGCTACTTCGACGCGACGCGCACCGCGTTCGATGAATTCGGCTGCGAGGCGGGCGAGCTGACGCTCGAAATCCTGGAGTCCGGCGCGCTGCCGCAGGGCGTCGCGCTCGATAAGCAGATCGCGGGTTACAAGACGCTCGGCGTCGACTTCGCGCAGGACGATCTGGGCACGGGGCATAGCAGCTTGAGCCGGCTGCGCGAGTTACCGTTCGATTGCGTGAAGATCGACCGTAGCATCGCGGATCTGCAGGATCATGACGCCGCCGACGTGCTGCCGTTCATCCATCATCTGACGCGGCTTGGGCAGGCGCTCGGCAAGGCGGTGGTAGTCGAGGGCGTCGAGGATCCGGCGCTGCTCGACGCGCTGCGGATCTTCGGTGTCGATCTCGCGCAGGGCTACGGGATTGCGCGTCCGATGCCGGGCGAGCAACTCCCCGATTGGATTGCGCAGACGCGTTTCGAGCCGCAGTTCACAGCGCGCGCGAGCCGCTGCGCGCGGCTCGCGCATTTGATGGTGTGGGAAGAGCGCATGCTCGCTGACGCGCATCTGCGTACGCGGAGCGCTGCCGGGCAGCATGGCTCGCAGGCCGACATCGACACATGGTTTCCCGACGACGGCCCCAGCGCACAGGCTCGCGACGGCCTGCTCGACGCGGCGCGGAATTCGGGCGTTCACAGCGGCGCTTATCGCGCGGCGCGGCAACGCCTGATCGCGGCGATGTGA